The Loxodonta africana isolate mLoxAfr1 chromosome 5, mLoxAfr1.hap2, whole genome shotgun sequence region CCACACAGACTACGAGCATGATGACGAGGATGACTCATACATGGAGCCTGACTCCCCCGAACCCGGGAAGCCCGAGGGTAGGTGGGCTAGGGCACGTGGGTGGGCCAGGGAGTGCCCAGTGGGAAGAGAGCCCCCCCCAGGCTGGGGGTGCTGGCCGCATGCTGCTCTAGACTGAGTGGTCTTAGGCCAGACCTGTCTgccttctgggcctcagtttccctgctgTGGCCCAGGTATTCGAAGGGTCCTGCAGTTAGCCGAGCTGGGATGGTGAGCAGGGTGCAGAAGGTGCTGATAGGGTGTGGGTGGGCCCATACTTGATGGCTGGGCTGGGGCAGCCTGGGGCTGAGGCAGGGGAAGGAGGGCACTGAGGAGGCAGGGGTCCACACGGGACCCGTTTCCGTCTGGTCAGCAGCTCACTGTGGAGCCCTAATTGGGGGCCAGCCTGCCACATAGGGTCCTGGCCCCTGTTCTCACCCCCAAAGCTCATAGCCCAGCAAGGGAGGCGGGCCACCATGCAGTCAGGGGTTTGGACTGGGCAGCACAGGGCCCAGGCCTTCCTGTGCCTCAGTCCTGCCGTCATCCCTCCTTTGTCCTGCCCCTTGGGTTACAGACCTCTGCCCTCCCCGGGCCCTGCAGTGCCCGCCTCTCTCCAGCCCTCCCCTTCTTCATGGTAATGACCTTCATTGGGCCCCCCTACCCCTCATCTCTCCAGTCCCCCTTCTTCATGGTGATGACCCTCCTTGGGCCCCGCCAACCCCTTATCTCTCCAGCCCTCCCCTTCGTAGCAATGACCCTCCTGGGCTCTCCCCGCCCAGCCTCCCGTCATCTCtctggctctccttcttcctggTAATCGCCCTCCCCAGGCCCTGCAGCCCAGGGCTCTCTCTAGCCCTCCCCTTCTTTGTGCTGATGACCCTCCCTGGTCCCCCCAGCCCCTCATCTCTTCAGCCTTTCCTTCATGGTAATGATCCTGCCTGGGCCCCCAACCCCTCATCTCTCCAGCCCCCCTTCTTCGTGGGGCCTGCAGCCCCGGCCTCTCCTCAGCCTCCTCTCTTCCTGCTGATCTCACAGTTTCTTGACTGGTCCTTCTATCCCCACCCCTGCCTTCCTCGGCCTCTTCCTCCAATGCttccccctctccaccctccacccACCCCGCGCCTCTTCCTGGCTCCTTCCTGGGGCCTCAGCACCCACAATCCTCCAGCCCCTGGACCTTCTCTGTCTGCCCCGCAGCCCAACCTCAGGTCTCCCCTTTCCCATGCGGGGTCCATACCCCCACCTCATCGCCCCCTCGCCCCACGTCTCTGTCTCAGCCTGTTAGCTTGGCCCCCAGCCCTGGGGAGATCTGAGTGTCTACCTACTCCCGCTGGAGCCCGTGTGAGTGGATATGCAGATGGCACCCTCAGGCTCATGGCCGTGATCTCCGTGTCCTGGCGCTGCCTGCAGACCCGATCAGCCcaggctctcccctccctccagcctACCACTCCAGGCAGCTTTCTCCCCACCTCCCCAAAACCACTCTTGTCGCGGTCCCAAGTGACCCCTCCCCCAGGCCACATCCAATGCTCAGCTTCCCGTGAGTGGCACCTGGCCTGGGCACCCTCCCACCCAGTGCTTGGTCCTCTCTGCTCCAGGCCACCCCATGCTCATGGGGGCCCCCTCCTGCCTCACTGTGCTGCCCCTCTTCATTCCCTGGTCGCGCACTCCCTCCTCTGCACCGCTGGTGACAAAGTGTCATCCCTATGCTGTGGGCTCCGGTGCACGTTGCCGGCGGGAACCGCACCCCTGAGCTCTGGGTTTGTGCCCCAACAGTCCACTCGACACCTTCCACACCGCCGGAGTGTCTTACAATGTCTGGAGCTTGTCAGGCACACATACAGactccctgtctccctccctaGCTGCCCTGCCCTAGCCCTCCCCCTGCCCGCTTTGGACACCCCTCCTTTCCCTCACTCAGGCCAAACCCTCAGACACCCCTGGCCTCTTCTCTTCTCTCAGCTCCACCCCTGGAGTCTCCGAAGGCCCCTGCCGGGGCACTTGGCTGGTCTGTGGAGGGTGGGCGTGGGCAGGGCCCGGGAGTGGCTGGAGCAGGTCAAGGGCCAGGGGGGCCTTGCAGAAGGCATGTTGGCCTAGCCTCTGGGCAGGTGGCCTCTGCTTACTAGTCTGGGTCTCCTCTATCTGCAGATGCCCtgatccacccacccacctacccgcCACCCCCAGTGCCCACATCCAAGAAGCCGGTCTTCTCCGAGGTGCCCCGCGCCCACTCCTTCACCTCCAAGGGTCCAGGACCCCtgctgccacccccaccccctaaGCATGGCCTCCCAGATGTGGGCCTGACACCTGAGGACGCCAAGAGGGACCCACCGTTGAGGCTGGTTGAGCCTGGCCCCAGGGTACCTGCCAGCTCCCGAAGGTCTAGTGACCCCCCACTGGGTAGCCTGCTTGCCACACCTAGCCTCCGGAAGCCCCCTTGCTTCTGGGAGAGCACCTGCCCCAGTAAGAAGCCCTGGACCCCTGCCCACGGGACCAGTGCCATCTCTGCCGCTGTGGCCGCCACTGCCACCAGGAACTGTGACAAGCTCAAGTGCTTCCACCTGTCCCCCCGGGGGCCACCCATGCCTGAACCCCCACCTGTGCCGCCCAGCAAGCCCAAGTTTCTGAAGATGGCTGAGGCGGCCACCCAGAGGGAAGTAGCCAAGCCTGGACTCTTTGTACCCCCTGTGGCCCCCAAACCTCACGCCCTGAAGCTGCCACCACCTGAGGCCCCAGCCCAGCCTGAGATTTTGCCCAGGCCAGAGAAGCTGCCACTGCCCCACCTCCAGTAAGTCTGCAACACACTGGTGCCCCCCCCATCCACTGGGACCCCTGCCTGACGTGACCGTCCTCACACTCGCAGCCCATGATTGAGTGCTGGGTGGCTGGGGCCCAAGGTAGAAGACCAGGTTCCTTGACTTCTCTGCCCTTCCTAGGTCGAGTGGTCTCCCCTCTGCCAGCCCTGGGGGTACAAGGGGCCTCTGATCTAGACCTGGGGCTGTAAGGGGCCTCTGATTTAGAACTGGGGGTACCAGGGGCCTCCGAGTCAGACCTGAGGTGCAGAGAGGGGCTCTGATCCAGACCTGAGGTACAGAGAGGAGCTCTGATCCAGACCTGGGGGTGTAGGGGACCCCTGGTCCAGACCCGAGATGCAGAGACGGGCCCTGATCCAGACCTGGGAGTGCAGGGGGCCCCTGATCCAGACCTGGGGGTGCAGGGGGCCCCTGATACAGAGCCAAGGTATAGAGAGGAGCCCTGATCAAGATTGGGGGGTATAGGGGGCCTCTGATCTAAACGCAGGGGTATGAGAGGGCCTATGATCCAACCTGGCCCCTGAATAACACCCAGTCCAGTGGGGACTAGGCCTGGCACTGGTGGCTGCCCTGGGTGGCAGTGGTCATTGTGGTCTCGGGTAGAAAGCCAGGTTCTTTGAATGCTCTGCCCTGCCTAGGTCGAGTGGCCGACCCTGCGCCAGACCTGGGGTACAGGGGGCCTCTGATCCAGACCtagggtgtgtgtggggggccTCTGATACCGGCCCAGGATGTGGAGGGGGCCTCTGATCCAGGCCCAGGGTGTGGGGGGGCCTCTGATCCAGACCTGGGGGTGTGGGGCACCTCCTATCCAACCTGGCCCCTGACGACAGCCAGTCCTCTGGGGGGCTGGCCCTGGGAGGCAGTGGTCAATGTGGCTTTGGGGACACAGACCCCTGGAGCCCTGCTGTGGTGTCTGAGGACCCTGTAGGGTCAGTGGAGGTCCCTGCAGGTCTGACTGCCTGCCCTGGGACCAGTGATGTGGGGACGGGAGCCACCCCAAGCTGGCATGCCTCCTCTAGCCTCCAGTCCAGACCCAGCACCGGGCCTTTCCTGCCTTGCCTGGGGCTTGGGGTgtgtctcctcctgcctctggGGAGACCCAGCTGCCTCTGATCCCTTCCTGATGGGGAGATAGCTGCAATGTGGACAGCCTTTGTCTCACCCCGAGCCCTAATGGAAATGCTTTCGGTTTTACTGGATGGGCAGTCCCAGGAGCGGGGCTCCTGATCAGGCAGCAGAAGGCACGTCCTAGAGACCAGTGTATCCCAATCCCTCAGGTCCATCCACCCCCCAGGGCTCATGGTCAAAGGTGTCCGGAACCTGCGGTGGGCTGAGTACCCCGCCTGGCACGGTGGGGGGCATAGGATCACAGGCATGAGCCTCACATGGCCATGCTAACCTGACGCACCCAGTGCCTCTGACCATGGTGACCTTCCAACCCTGGGGCCTTGCTGGCTTCTTCAAATTCCCTGCTGCCCATTTTGGGAGGTGCCCAGGAGAGTCTGCTGTCACACTCGTGGTTCTGTTTCATGAGGGTCTCAAAGGCTCAGCCCCTTGGCAGCCGCTCACGTGCCGAGAGCTGAATTTGGAGCCCATGTGAGTCCGTGCATTGCAGAACAGCATGCGCTGACACTGAGCGTCCCGGGCGTGGCCCTCACCGACTGCCTGCAGCCCGTGTGAACACAGCCTCAGGGTCCTCTGGCCACCCGTGGTCTCAATTAATCCTTCCTGAAGACCAGGAGGTTTGGCCAAGGAGACTCCCCTTAGACACACGAGGGTGTGTCTCTTGGGGTCAGCTCGTAGGTTTGACCTGCTCCATATCCATGTAGAGGGTTGTGCCTGGGCCAAGGTTCCAAAGCCTGGCAGATGCTCTCCCCCACAGCATCCAGGACAGTAGTCCATGTGTGGCATCCCCAGAGCTCAGGCCCCTAGGGTCCCCTGGCCAATAGCAGCCCTGCCCCCAACTCAGGCCTCCAGGCCTCAGGCGATTCTGGTCACCCAGGGTGGTCAGCAAGGGTCCTTCCCAGGAGCTCTGTTATTGTGGGCATTTTACAGCCCTGGGGCTGCAGTAGCCTGACCCCATGGACTCCACTGATGCTGAGCGTGGCATGTCCGTTGGAAGGTGCTGGCTTCCACTGCCAGCAGGAGGGCAAGGGGAGAGGGGGCAGAGGGTGGTCATCCATGTCTGACCACATTggggtctctccttcctttccctaTCCTCTCCCAGGCGATCGCCCCCAGATGGACAGAGTTTTAAGAACTTCTCCTTTGAAAAGCCCCGGCATTGCTTGCAGGCAGACGTTGGCCAGGAGGACTCAGATGAAGGCTATGAGAAGGTAAGGCTGAGTGAGAGTACAGATCCCACCGGGCAGGCACGCACGTGGGCTGAGAGGGACCCCAGCTAGCCATCCCAAGCCAGGAGCCCCCAGGGGTGTGCAGCTGAGGGAGGGATGGGGCACCGTGCAAAGCCCTGGGCCCCGGCATAGGCCAGCAGGCAGTGGGGGTGGGCGTGGGGTGGCCGCTGACCACCTTCGGCCTCTCTCCAGGTGCCGCTGCCCAACTCGGTCTTCATCAACACAACGGAATCCTTCGAAGTAGAAAGGTCAGCTCAAGCTCCTTCTTTCCCCAAAGCCTTGTTTTGGGCGCGGACAGGGTACCAGGTCCCCTGTTGTCTTCCTGTGTCTCTGTCCGCCTCTCTTGCATTGGTGCTGGGCAGTTGCTGGCATAAGTAGCCAGCCCTGAGTGCAGCAAGAATCCCGGCTCCCAGTCACTCCCAAGGGCCCGGCCCAGAGCTGTGCACAGGCCTGCCCAGTCTGCACGGCAGCCTGCCCTCTTGGAAGGCCAAGAGGAGAAACTCCTCAACAAGGCAAACAGAGTTACcacgtgacccagcaattccgctcctagcTGTATCCCCAGGAGTTGGAAGCAGGGACTGCAACGGACACCTGTATGTTattttcactgcagcacttttcacaagagTCAATAGGTtggaacaacccaagtgtccaacaGCAGAGGAACGGATACACAACATGTGGCATGTACAtactttaatgttgttgttgggtgccatcgagtcgatcttagattcatagcaacctatgtgacagaggagaactgccccatagggttttctaggctgtaatctccatgggagcagattgccaagtcttttctccatggagctgctagtgggtttgaacagccagcctttcggttaacgGCCAAGTACTTACCTGTTGGGCCTCCAGGGCTCCTCGTATACATATAATGGgacacatataatggaatattactcagctccaaagaagaatgaactcctgatacatgctatgacatggatgagccCTGAGAACGCCATGCTGAGTTACATAAATCAGACACAACAGGACAAATAGCGTACGATTCCACGTACATAAAGTGTCCAGGATAGGCAAATGCTTAGAGACAAAAttagattagaggttaccaggggccaGGGGGAAGAGGGAAAGCGGAGTTATTCCTTAGTGGGCACAGAGTGTCTGAGGTGATGAAGTTTTGTAGAGATGGCTGCAGTGTGTGGTgtatgtaattaatgtcacagaattgtactggtggctcaatggttaaacactcagctgtgaACTGAAGGATTGGTAGGTCAAACCACCTAgctgctcctagggagaaagacctggcgatctgctcccgtaaagactaccgcctgtaaaccctgtggggccgttctgtcacatggggccgctgtgagtcgaaatcgacttgatggcacccaagaaCAGTAATAACTGGATTGCatgcttaaaaatggttaaaatggcaaaaagaaacaaagagccAGAAGAGAAAAGTTCGTGTCACGGAGTGGGTTTGGGGGTTCCCCAGAAAGCTGTCAGAGGACGGTGACCCCTCAACGTGGCTCTTGTGTTTCAGGTTGTTCAAAGCCACAAGCCGGGGAGAGCCGCAGAATGGTCTCTACTGCATTCGGAACTCCTCCACCAAGTCTGGGAAGGTAGGTGCCTTGGGCAGGTGCGTGGCGGTCACCTGCTGAGCAGTGGTCCCCAGAGACTGCTGCGCCTCGTGAGCCTGGGACTTCACAGTTTATGTATCACTTCCTCACGCGGCCTCTTTTGTCATCTCAACCCAACCTGTCTCCGGGGACTCTGCCCAGCAGACCCCCCAGTCTCTTCTCAGGAACAAAACAGCATCTGCAGATTGAGGGCCACTGGCCACCTCCCAGCAAGGGCTTGAGTGGAAGGGAGGTGCTGGCGGGGGTAAAAGGACTCTGGTGGGGGGTCGTAGCCCTTTAAGGGGAGGCTGTGGGTGGGCAGTGGAGACGGCAGGAAGTCCTCGACCTGCTCTGCCTCTGCCCTGACTtcactgagccttagtttccccatGTGCATCAGGGATGGTTATGGTGTGGACCTGCTACTGTTATTCGATTCTCATCAGAAGCCATTTGGGGCCAGAGGAGCCCCAGGGGGAGAGGCTGCCTGTCTGTCCCTGCTGTCCATGTGTCTGGTgaccccctctcccctcccccgcccctaTGCCCCTGCTCCCCTGGGCCTGTCCCCTGAGGTCCCACTGCCTCTCAGCTGAGCCATCCTCATTCTCTGCCCCCCCTCAGGTACTGGTAGTGTGGGACGAAACCGCCAGCAAAGTGAGGAACTACCGCATCTTTGAGAAGGTAAGTGGGCCCCCGGCCTGAGGGCCCCGGGTGGGATCAACCTGGCCTGGGGCTCAGCCAGGGGTGGTGCTGGAGGCAGGGGAGTCCCTGAcgggatggggtggggggtgggccgGGCAGGCATCTCCAGGATACCACCCCACCCCTCCTtcaccccctccccccgcctCTCTCCCACCTGTCTCCTatcttcccccacccctcccctgtcacctcagcctccctcctctcctggcCTAGCATTGTTCCCAGTGGACCCTGGAGGGGACAGGGTGATCGTCCCCAGACCTTGGGTTTATTTACAGACTTTTCCAGGGGTTCCCTGGATAGGGGAGGGGGTGAAGTGGGGGCTTGGGGCGCACAGGCTTGGTAGGGTACTCAGACATGGAGGTCACTCGGGGTGCCAAGAGCAGGCCTGGCTGCACTGTTGTAACTACCACCGGCCCCGGGGTACAGATGGGGCACCGGCGGGGAGGGAGGCCCCCCTGACCCGCCACCCTCCACCCCACAGGACTCCAAGTTCTACCTGGAGGGCGAGGTCCTGTTCGAGAGCGTGGGCAGCCTGGTGGAGCACTACCACACCCACGTGCTGCCCAGCCACCACAGCCTGCTGCTGCGGCACCCCTATGGCTGTGCCGGGCCCAGGTGACCCTGCCCCGGGCGGCCGGGCAGACAGGCCACGCAAACGGAGACGGACTACGCGGGAGGAGGAACCGGCTGCAGTGGGAGGAGGAGCCGGCTGCAGCACGTTGCCCTAACCCGGGCTCACGAGGCTGGCACCTTCTAGAATCTGGCCAGGCCCAGCCCCACCCAGCAGGCTGGGTCCCCAGGGCTGGGCCCAGGGCACGGGCTGCTGCAGACTGAGGGGATCTCCCTCTGTGCCCTGTCCTTTCCCACCTCCCAGGAGCCCAGATCCCAGGACTGAGCCACAGCTAGTCTTCCTGGACAGGCAGCCCGGCCCTGGCCCAGCATATCTACCCTCAAGGGGCCGGGAGCTGGGCAGGCCGGAGCAATCAATGGGGGCAGGGCTGGTCCCAGCACCCACAGTAACGCTAAGACACAGGCCCCTAGAGGGCCCTTGCCACACAATAAAGCACAAAGGACCTTTGCCTCAGTGCCCGGGGCTTGATTGGGAAGGAAGGAGGACCCAGGTATCCTGAGCACCTGTACAGATGTGCACAGGGACAGGCCAGCAGGCTCCAAGACCTCAGCCTTGGCTGCTGTTACTCTTCTGGGCTTACAGGGCACAGGGTTCAAGGGACTTGTCCAAGGCTCACAGCTAGTCAGTAACATAACAGAGGACCCGGACCCTCGGCAGTCTGGGCTCAGAGCCACACTCTGAAATGCCAGGCTCTGTCACCACAGGTCAGACCCCGGGCTGGGCAGCAGGGCTGAAGCACCCAAGGCCCCCCACAACTGCAGATGGTTTATTCACAGAATTAATGAGCAGTTATCGAGCGGCTCCTGGGAGCCTGGCACCTGGAGCTGGGTGTGCATGTGAGCAATGCCCTGTCCTGGCTAGGGGCTCGCAATCCAGCGTGGGGACAAGTGAACATGAGGCACTCATGGCGCATAGTGTCCAGAGCAGCGGTGTGTGGGGCTGGGGAGCTCGGAACCCAGCATGGGCCAtagggaggcttcctggaggaagtgacgGCTACCCTGGGGCTGGAGGAGTAGGCCTGGCTAGGCCAAAGGTGGGTGCGGCTGGTGTTACCCAGGTGCCCCAGTCGCCTAGGGATACCTGGCCCAGCCCTGATCGCTTCTCACTTTCTGCCATGAAATTCCAGCAGGCCCTCTCCTGGCATGGCTGCCCAAGCTAGATTTGTCATGAAAGTAGACTTAGCTGGGGTCAGGGCCAGAAGGGACCCCAGGGTCAGGCTTGGCTGAGGTGAGGGCCAGAAGGTACCCCAAGGTCATACTCCACTGGGGTCAGGGCCAGAAGGGACCCCAGAATCAGACTCAGGGTCAGGGCCAAAAGGAACCCCAGGATCATGCTTGGCCCTGGTCAGGGCTGAAATGGACCTCAGGGCTACACTCAGCTGGGGTCAGGGCCAGTAGGGACCTTAGGGCCAGACTCAGCCTGGGTCAGGGCTGGAAGGAACCCCAGGGTCAGGCTTGGCTGAGGTCAGGGCCGGAAGGGACCCCAGGATCACCTGCTCCTCACCCCACTGTATGTTGGGGAAGAAGAAGCTTGCtctgtaaaaaccaagccaaggaCAGTGGATGACTAACCCTCCCTGGGAATGGGCTGTTTCTTTGGAAGCCACCAGGCGTGTTCTGAGGGGCTATGTGTCTGCTGCTCTGGAGGAGAGAGAGATGAAGAGGGCTAGTGGAGGTGGGAGACTGTGGCCCTGGGGGCACCGAGGAATGCAGTGGGGCGACAGGCCCCGCGGACGGCAATGTCCCTCTGCTTCCAGGAGCTGGATGTCCATGCATCTCCATCTCCGCAAGTGCTTTCTCGTCAGCCCCTCCTGGGAGGGTAGGTGTGGGCGCAGTAGAGTTTGGGGCACTGGGAGTTTCTGGCTGTCCGTGCCATCTTTGGGGAACGCCAGCGATTCTTTCTCCCTGCAGTTGAAATTCTTTACTCTCTGCCCTGAACTCGGGAACCCTGGGGGAGGCATGCCATCCCCCCTCTAGGCTGAGGTGTCCCTTCTTGCAAAACTCTAAAATGCGTGGTTGGATCGGAGAAGCGGTTTCCAGCCAGTGCCAAGGCCTGCAGGGTGTGGCAGGACGTGGGGCCTTATCACCCTTTATGAATTTCTGTGGGGTCTTTGGAGCCAGCTCACTGGCTGAAACATATTGGAATAGCTGTCAGAACTGGAAGGTTTGGGGTCCTGAGGCCCAGAGCTGGGTGACAAGTCCTCTGGCCACCTGGACAGATGAGGCCTATGGCTTGTGAGGCGCACTCTGGCCCAGCCCTGCTCACCTCACCTTTTGGGCCTGGGGCCTGCCGGGCAGAGTGGCCCACCTCTTCTCAAACTGCCCCCTGGTCTGAGGCCTCAGTTGCAAGAGTGTGTGTATTGCGTGCCAGGGGCAGGGTCTCAGGCCATAGTCTCCCGGCGCGAAGGTGCGGCCAGAAGGGGTTCCCACCCCCTGCCGAGACCCACCATGAACGTTCCAGTCCATTTACTGAACACTTCCCAGTTCCTACTGCTGGGCTGGGGCCTGGACATTTGCTCGGACAAACAGCTGCTATTACacccattttagagataagaaaactgaggcttagagaggcctgggttcaagtcccagccctgccacttacTGCTATGTGACCCTGGTCTGTTCTTCACTGCTCTGAGCCCAGGCCCTGGTCCCACCAACCCTCACAACCCATAGTCATTTAGAGAGTGTGTTTAGTCCACTCCGTCTGCTTCCAGGGCTTTGGGAGTGCCTCACCCAGCAGAGCCGTTCCCACTACCTACTGCCTACTCCCAACTCTGGGTCACTGCTAGGGAGAGGAATCACATTGAGTGGAGCGCCCCCTGCTGTCTGGGGCTCAGGCT contains the following coding sequences:
- the SH3BP2 gene encoding SH3 domain-binding protein 2 isoform X2 is translated as MAAEETYWPVPMKAIGAQNLLTMPGGVTKAGYLHKKGGTQLQLLKWPLRFVIVHKRCIYYFKSSTSASPQGAFSLSGYNRVMRAVEETTSHNVFPFKVIHISKKHRTWFFSASSEDERKSWMALLRREIGHFHEKKELPVDTSDSSSDTDSFYGAVERPVDITLSPYPTDNEDYEHDDEDDSYMEPDSPEPGKPEDALIHPPTYPPPPVPTSKKPVFSEVPRAHSFTSKGPGPLLPPPPPKHGLPDVGLTPEDAKRDPPLRLVEPGPRVPASSRRSSDPPLGSLLATPSLRKPPCFWESTCPSKKPWTPAHGTSAISAAVAATATRNCDKLKCFHLSPRGPPMPEPPPVPPSKPKFLKMAEAATQREVAKPGLFVPPVAPKPHALKLPPPEAPAQPEILPRPEKLPLPHLQRSPPDGQSFKNFSFEKPRHCLQADVGQEDSDEGYEKVPLPNSVFINTTESFEVERLFKATSRGEPQNGLYCIRNSSTKSGKVLVVWDETASKVRNYRIFEKDSKFYLEGEVLFESVGSLVEHYHTHVLPSHHSLLLRHPYGCAGPR
- the SH3BP2 gene encoding SH3 domain-binding protein 2 isoform X1, coding for MEGAGPRPRSWARREAGGARDEAAARGPGPGQCACAQGRRARATPRKPTAALPAAWTPFMAAEETYWPVPMKAIGAQNLLTMPGGVTKAGYLHKKGGTQLQLLKWPLRFVIVHKRCIYYFKSSTSASPQGAFSLSGYNRVMRAVEETTSHNVFPFKVIHISKKHRTWFFSASSEDERKSWMALLRREIGHFHEKKELPVDTSDSSSDTDSFYGAVERPVDITLSPYPTDNEDYEHDDEDDSYMEPDSPEPGKPEDALIHPPTYPPPPVPTSKKPVFSEVPRAHSFTSKGPGPLLPPPPPKHGLPDVGLTPEDAKRDPPLRLVEPGPRVPASSRRSSDPPLGSLLATPSLRKPPCFWESTCPSKKPWTPAHGTSAISAAVAATATRNCDKLKCFHLSPRGPPMPEPPPVPPSKPKFLKMAEAATQREVAKPGLFVPPVAPKPHALKLPPPEAPAQPEILPRPEKLPLPHLQRSPPDGQSFKNFSFEKPRHCLQADVGQEDSDEGYEKVPLPNSVFINTTESFEVERLFKATSRGEPQNGLYCIRNSSTKSGKVLVVWDETASKVRNYRIFEKDSKFYLEGEVLFESVGSLVEHYHTHVLPSHHSLLLRHPYGCAGPR